The genomic window CTGGGGAGACTGGCCCAGAACGGCGCCCAGAATCGGGCAGAACGATACGAAGCGGCGCCGGCCGGGTCAATGCCGATCCGCCGGGCGCAAAGCAACTGGTAATTTCACAACTTGACCCAGTTTCGCGCGCGAGGCTACGCTCGCAGGCATGAGCGAGACCGCCGATGCAGCGATTCCTGAAAGGCCTCGTGTCATCGTTTTGGCCGGCCCTAACGGTGCCGGCAAGACGACCACGGCGCGGGCCGCGCTGTATGAGGTCTTGCGCGTGGACGAGTTCGTGAATGCAGACCAGATAGCCCTCGGCCTGGCAGGATTCGCACCGGATTCGGCGGCGCTGGAAGCAAGCGGCCTGATGCTCCAACGACTACGGTCGCTGGCACAACGACGTGCAAGCTTCGCGTTCGAAACAACGCTTGCAAGTAGGTCACTAGCACCCTGGATACGCGGTCTCATCGTCGACGGATATGACTTCCATCTGATCTTCGTCTCTCTGCTCAACGCAGAAATAGCGATCGCCCGCGTGCGCGAGCGCGTGCGACGAGGCGGCCACGGTATTCCGGAGGATGTGATTCGACGGCGGTTTCACCGCGGAATTCGCAATTTTTTCGAACTTTACATGCCATTGGCAATCGAATGGAGGATTGTCGACAATAGCAGTGTGAAGTTAGCTCCCGTTGCGAACGGGCGCTTCGAGGCCGTCGAATCAATTCGCTCGCTCGAGATGTGGGAACGATTCAGAGGGAGTGAAACCGATGAAGGAAAGTAACCGTGACATCGCGCTGGACGAACCGGTGAACGATCCGCTTTACGAAGCGATGCAGCGCGCAGTAGACGCCGACATCGCGAAACAGCTCGCCCTCGGGAATCCCGTCCTCGTTTGGGAAGACGATCGCATTCAAGAGCTATACCGGAGCAGGCACGACCAGGATGCCACAGCCGCAGCCATCGTCGTCGATCAACCGTCGGCACCAACAAAAAGGGAGGTTGCTGGCCACGTACTACACGACGAGATACTCCGCACCGCGCTTGACGCGATGCTGGCGAGCGCCGAATTTTCACGACGAGTCTCGTGGTGGCTCGAGGCTGGGTTCTCGGCCGAGCGCTGGGTTCAGTTCGAATTCGGATACGCACTGCAGCGGACCCTCCGAACGCGGTACGATCGCCCTTATCTCGTCTATCCAGAACGCGACAGGGTGGACCTGAGTGTCGTTGATGTATCAGACGGCGGCTACGACAACGTCGTCGCGAACATTGAACTAAAGATCGGAGCTAATTGGTACACGAGACGGGCCGTATTCGTCGGGATCCAATATGACGTTAACAAGGCAAATAATTATGAAGGCCTCCGCATTCCCGCCGTGGCCTTAGTCCTTTGGATCGTGGCTGAACCGGTCGACAGCGACAAAGAATACGAGTGGCTCCGGCAGAGAATTCAGAACCCGAAATGCGGTACCCCAAGCGATAAGCTGGAAGCCTGGATCGGTGAAGAGGGCATCCCAAATCTGCAACAAATCGCCAAGCGACAATTGAAGTTGGGAGCGTCCAGTCGAGTGCAACTTTGGCTGTACCGCTACAAGAACGCTCTAGTTTAGGGCCATTACCGCCGCCCGCTGGCCAGTTCCGCCACGTCGTGGACCGATTTGGGCAGGTTCCCCTCGGCGTCGAAGGGGATGTCGCGCAGGTCGCTGACGATTTCCAAATCGGCCCGCTGGCGGGCTTCGGCCAGGTAGACCTGCGAACACTCGACTTCGGCCACGTCAAGCGTATTGGCGATCCACAGAATCTTCGCGTCGGGCGGCTCGGTGAGCCCGATCGTTGGTAGCGCCTCGTCCAGGATTTCGCGATCGGTCTCGAAATCAACGGGCAGCATCGCGGCGGCC from Pirellulales bacterium includes these protein-coding regions:
- a CDS encoding AAA family ATPase, whose protein sequence is MSETADAAIPERPRVIVLAGPNGAGKTTTARAALYEVLRVDEFVNADQIALGLAGFAPDSAALEASGLMLQRLRSLAQRRASFAFETTLASRSLAPWIRGLIVDGYDFHLIFVSLLNAEIAIARVRERVRRGGHGIPEDVIRRRFHRGIRNFFELYMPLAIEWRIVDNSSVKLAPVANGRFEAVESIRSLEMWERFRGSETDEGK